A window from Patescibacteria group bacterium encodes these proteins:
- a CDS encoding alpha/beta hydrolase: protein MHDQAINITKNGIVLPGRLLVPDRARGVIVFAHGSGSGKESPRNILVAARLNETGFATLLLDLLTAGEKENYRQNVFDLDLLTARLDLAVDWVLAAPELRGLPIGLAGASTGAAAALNVAARRGRAIAAIVSRGGRPDLA, encoded by the coding sequence ATGCACGACCAAGCGATCAACATCACGAAGAACGGCATTGTCCTGCCGGGACGATTGCTGGTGCCAGACCGCGCTCGCGGCGTCATTGTTTTCGCTCATGGTAGCGGCAGCGGCAAGGAGAGCCCGCGCAACATACTTGTCGCCGCCAGGCTGAACGAGACTGGCTTCGCCACGCTGTTGCTCGATCTGCTGACCGCCGGGGAGAAAGAGAATTATCGCCAGAACGTCTTTGACCTCGATCTCCTGACCGCGCGGCTGGATCTCGCCGTTGACTGGGTCTTGGCCGCGCCGGAACTGCGGGGTTTGCCCATCGGACTCGCCGGCGCGAGCACCGGCGCCGCGGCCGCCCTGAACGTCGCCGCCCGCCGCGGCCGCGCCATCGCCGCCATCGTCTCGCGCGGCGGCCGTCCCGACCTGGC